One part of the Larimichthys crocea isolate SSNF chromosome XIX, L_crocea_2.0, whole genome shotgun sequence genome encodes these proteins:
- the LOC113748350 gene encoding protein NLRC3-like codes for FIFDGLDESRLSLDFNNKELVSDVTQESSVSVLLTSLIKGNLLPSALIWITSRPAAANQIPPSRVDRVTEVRGFTDAQKEEYFRRRVSDEDLSSRIISHIKTSRSLYIMCLIPVFSWITATVLDHMLPTDQRGELPKTLTDMYSHFLLVQTKRKKKKYNEGHEMSPQKLTEADREVLLKLGRLAFEQLEKGNIMFYQEDLEQCGLDVTEASVYSGVCTKIFKRESVIFQKTVYCFVHLSIQEFLAAVYLFHCYNNKKTGVLEDFLKEDKFREVEDNDHYPTVDVFLMKAVEKSLQSKNGHLDLFVRFLHGLSLESNQRLLGGLLGQTDNSPEIIQRAINNLKKMNSGDISPDRSINIFHCLMEMNDDSVHQEIQEFLKSENRSEKELSEIHCSALAYMLQMSEEVLDKLDLNVYNTSEEGRRRLIPAVRNCRKAVLSLCGLSEPHSEVVASALKSNPSHLRELDLSHNYLKDSGVKLLSAGLESPNCRLQTLRLECCSLSEISCASLASAHLMFN; via the exons ttcatctttgacggcctggatgaaagcagactttcactggatttcaacaacaaagagctcgtgtctgatgtcacacaggagtcatcagtcagcgtgctgttgacaagcctcatcaaggggaatctgcttccctcggctctcatctggataacttccagacctgcagcagccaatcagatccctccttcacgtgttgacagggtaacagaagtacgaggcttcactgacgctcagaaggaggagtacttcaggaggagagtcagtgatgaagatctgtccagcagaatcatctcacacatcaagacctccaggagcctctacatcatgtgtctgatcccagtcttctcctggatcactgctacagttctggaccacatgttgcccacagaccagagaggagagctgcccaagaccctgactgacatgtactcacacttcctgctggttcagacaaagaggaagaagaagaagtacaatGAAGGACATGAGATGAGTCCACAGAagctgacggaggctgacagggaagttcttctgaagctggggaggctggcgtttgaacagctggagaaaggaaacatcatgttctaccaagaagacctggagcagtgtggtctggatgtcacagaggcctcggtgtactcaggagtttgtacaaagatcttcaaaagagagagcgtgatcttccagaaaacagtctactgctttgttcatctgagcATTCAagagtttctggctgcagtctacctgttccactgttacaacaacaagaagacagGGGTACTGGAGGACTTCCTGAAAGAGGACAAATtcagagaggtggaggacaaTGACCATTACCCGACCGTGGATGTCTTCCTGATGAAGGCCGTGGAGAAatcccttcaaagtaaaaatggtcacctggacctgtttgttcgcttccttcatggcctctctctggagtccaaccagagactcttaggaggcctgctgggtcagacagacaacagtccagaaatcatccagagagccatcaacaacctgaagaAGATGAACAGTGGTgatatctctcctgacagaagcatcaacatcttccactgtctgatggagatgaacgatgactcagtccatcaggagatccaagagttcctgaagtcagagaacagatcagagaaggaactctctgagatccactgctcagctctggcctacatgctgcagatgtcagaggaggttctggataAGTTGGACCTGAATGTGTACAACACATCAGAGGAGGGACGACggagactgattccagctgtgaggaactgcagaaaggctgt actttctctctgtggactcTCAGAGCCTCACTCTGAagtcgtggcctcagctctgaagtccaacccctcccatctgagagaACTGGACCTGAGTCACAACTACCTGAaagattcaggagtgaagcttctgtctgctggactggagagtccaaactgtagactgcagactctgag attggagtgctgcagtttgtcagagatcagttgtgcttctctggcctcagctc atctgatgtttaattaa